The Solibacillus sp. FSL W7-1464 genome contains a region encoding:
- a CDS encoding Ig-like domain-containing protein has translation MKKSFYTIITLALLISLLIPIFSSNYAEAQSFKQTSTSNSVKPWTITFNEAVAGDRDNLNQIYVQSDDNNKVEISINLSADSKEVIVIPQNHYNFAETYTLVIPKGFKSAGGQKLPEDTKMPFIIEGQYIEEITANFNALATNITVKGADSIAEVKVTINNGQTETLISNGTHFSKGLLGLVKGDRLKIQVYNEDRHLLETHYYNVH, from the coding sequence ATGAAAAAAAGTTTTTATACCATCATCACGCTCGCTTTACTAATATCATTGTTGATTCCTATTTTTTCGAGCAACTATGCTGAAGCACAAAGCTTTAAACAAACATCAACAAGTAATTCCGTAAAGCCGTGGACCATCACTTTCAATGAAGCAGTGGCGGGTGACAGAGATAATCTCAATCAAATTTATGTACAATCCGACGACAATAACAAAGTAGAAATCTCTATTAATTTATCGGCAGATTCAAAAGAAGTTATAGTCATTCCTCAAAATCACTATAATTTTGCTGAGACTTATACATTAGTTATTCCAAAAGGATTTAAATCTGCAGGAGGGCAAAAACTACCTGAGGATACGAAGATGCCTTTTATAATAGAAGGTCAATATATTGAAGAAATTACGGCCAATTTCAATGCACTCGCTACAAATATAACCGTAAAGGGTGCCGATTCTATAGCAGAAGTAAAAGTTACAATTAACAATGGTCAAACGGAAACATTGATTTCAAACGGCACGCACTTCTCAAAAGGCCTCCTCGGTCTAGTGAAAGGTGATCGTCTAAAAATACAGGTTTACAACGAGGATAGGCATTTACTGGAAACTCACTACTATAACGTTCACTAA